TCTGATAGTTTTGGATTAAAGAAAATAGTTGCGCGGAATGGCTTGAATAAAGATGAGGGTATGCACAGAGAACGAACCATGGGCGCTACTTCTTTTGGTATTACAAATATTGTCAAACTTTCGTTAATTTGCGGCGCGGCCAGCCCAAGGCCTTCTTGCTGGATAAGCGTATCTTCCATGTCTTTCAGCAGAACTTTTAATTTGGGATCGTTAAAATTAGACACGAGCTGTGCCTTTTGTCGTAATGTAGGATGTGGTTCCTGGATTACGGGACGGATCATAACTAAAATTTTGAATTTTTAATTTCGAATTTTGAATAAATTTTGAATGACTGAAATTAGAAGAATTATCATCTTTATCATCAAAAAGTTATATATTAGCGCTAGATAGCACGTGTTTCAAA
This genomic interval from Candidatus Spechtbacteria bacterium contains the following:
- the def gene encoding peptide deformylase, translated to MIRPVIQEPHPTLRQKAQLVSNFNDPKLKVLLKDMEDTLIQQEGLGLAAPQINESLTIFVIPKEVAPMVRSLCIPSSLFKPFRATIFFNPKLSDYSSKKEIEEEGCLSVRGIFHPLPRSGRVTIEAQNEKGQRFRVTVEGLLARIFQHETDHLNGTLFIDRLHEK